AGGAGTCTGATCATAAGTTGCCGTGGAATACAAGTGTAGCCTACTATAGTCAAGTTCCTTAACGTTATCTTTTCTACAAGCAAGTAACCAATAGAACTGTTTAACACTTCCGAAGTACTGCAGaattttttggtttgtttcaaAGTTTAGACACCGaagtacataaaaacaaaaattacattaaaagaaaaacaacatagGTTCAAACTCCAAGAAGCTTTAATATATCCCATGTGCTATGAACACAACGGTGTCCATGTCACTGTCATTGAATCTGTATGTATAGTCGATCAGTGCCACAGATTGCCACAGCAGAAACTGACCAAGGTTGAGAACCTTATCTCTTCCAACAGTGGCTCGAATTCCattgcaatgggagactttgaaaccctaggtggcggcagacttaccaggtaaatttccattgtttacgtagttctgagtgTGCGCACAttacaatggattttacctggtaagtctgctgccacctagggcttcaaagtctcccattgcaatGGAATTCGAGCCACTGTTGGAAGAGATAAGGTTCTCAACCTtggtcccaaaagtctcccattgcttcTCCAGTTCACCACTCTCATTGAAGCACTTACGGCTAGCACTAACAGCTAGGACTAAACTCTTTAGCTAAGCATGTGTATGCCTCAAAAAGCCACAATTGTGACACAGTGTGTGACTCAAAATGCTACTGTCGTGGCATATTGAGGTACGGGTTGTTTGCCCCCTAAAAACACACCAATAATATGAGGGTTTTAATAGCCACCATGGACAACTTTTAACCCTAGAGGGCGGTGTGTAACTACAATGGTGGTAAACCAACTCTACATTTTGCCAAAGTTTGTTGTCATTGCTAAAAAATCTGAAGCCTTGACTTCATCAAACGTTAAAAAGTATCACAGACAAACATTTCCCCGCTATAATACACtcatcattttaaaataacctttaaaaaaacagacATCTTTCAGCTAACATTTACAGCCATTTATACTCTTTGCAAAACTTTATGCTGAAAAGATGTCGTAAGAAATCCATGTATACAGAGGGCAAGCTTGGGTGAGAAGGTTTATTTATACTACAAACTTGATATATTCCACCTAAAAATCagctgtttttttctcttcaaagaAATATAATTTACATTATTACACATTGCAATTTATACGTTTTTTTCATTCGTTGCAAGTACTGTCATAAAACTGTGATGCTCAATTTTCACACACATCAATGATGCTTCCTTTTTACAATGCCTTCTCATCAGTTATCCATTGACACCGTTTCCACAAAGATGCTTAGATTCACATGCATCCATGTCTACATTGACACTTGCCAGATCAGGAGCTCTGCCTCGCGACCTTTGCCCTCTGACCCCTCCTGCATAAGGTAGTTATGTCCCTCGCCTCCACACAGCACAAGGCTTGTTGTGCTTGTGATACTCGCTGACACTTGGtccatatgacctttgacctttgacacgatGTCACACCTCCCGCTGTCCTCAGAGAGGTTGCTGCTGCCGGCACCGCTGTCCGCAGTACTGGGTTTGTCGTCTTCGGCTTCGTCGAATGCCAACGAGAAGTACTCCGTCATTGGTGACATGGCAGAGGTGACAAGGTTTGCGGTGTGGGTGCTTGCTTTGGTACGGGGCGGAGTGCGTGGCGCATCGTCCGGTGTGGAATGTGGCGTTGGGGTCGGTGTTGGTGTAGAcgctggggaaaaaataaaaaggaatacAATTACAATCACTATTACCAGAGGATGATTTTAACGACAATCATTGTATGAGTTTCTCCTACATGGGCAACCTTGACTTACAAATATTAATAGCGGCTTCTTAGTGAGCATATCCATCTCGCAGTGACACTCAAAGCGCTTTATTctacagtattttcctgtacGTTGACGTCTTTGTATCCATATCTGTATCCATAGCCTTGCAATACCATTCTATTAGTTTTTATAACAGTTTatgtatatagcgccctctactggtAAAGTAAAGCAAGGATTGTTTTATCggtataaaccacaagggaaactgagtgggtaaatattacccagtcagtttcctttgttgtggtttatattgatatctgaaacaaaaagtcgcatccccttgttaccaagtaagtttttatgctaacgattattttgagtaattacaaatagtgtcagGCTAAGCCtcaatcacaaaaacaaataatttaccaTCGTTACTGTCCTCCTTGGATGAGTAATGAATCCGATCGCTCTGCCGGTTGATCTCAAGGGCCAGCATGAATCGCACCGGTCCCCCGTGGGTGTGGTACGCCACCATGGCTGGGCCGTTTACCAGGGGAACTCCCTCTAGCCGAGGCAGCGGGAAGTTGACTAATATGCCGAGGTTGGTGCCGACCCACAGGGAGCCGTAGCACGCCAGCAGGTTAGTCACATGGACGGAGTGAATGTTGTGGAAGATCGCTTGAGATTTGACGCCCAGGCCTTCCAGGATGAAAAACAAACCACACACACATGATGTATTAATCAGAAGGAAATGTTGAGCTTTGAACATAAGGAGTgcattttggcgaccccaaccaagcCCAACCGAGTCAACAAGTTGGTTACCAATTGGTCTGAACAGCCTCGTCCGCGGTTTAACTGAACATGCGAAAACGCTCAACCAATGACCAAAGCTCaaacatgtttctggttggggtcgccaaagtGCAGTCAAGTAGAGAGAGTACAAAGAAAGACTTTAACTTTTTGCTAATCTATGGATTTTCTTGTAGTAAGGCAAATATGGTTAATCTTAACACATGAGTAGATGCTTACTTAATGGTGACTGTTGACAGGTTGAAAACAAGTCTTGTGGCTGAATATGTTTGAGGGCTGAAGCGCCACTCCCTTTTGCTTTCACCCTCACATATCCTAGTGTAACCCCTTCCCCACTTCCAGCCCCTCACCCTTCCcctaccccacccccacccttcCCCTACCCCATCCCCACCCTTCCCCCTACCCTATCCCCACCCTTCCCCCTACCCCATCCCCACCCTTCCCCTACCCCATCCCCACCCTTCCCCTACCCCATCCCCACCCTTCCCcctaccccacccccacccttcCCCTACCCCATCCCCACCCTTCCCcctaccccacccccacccctccccctaccccacccccacccttcCCCTACCCCATCCCCACCCTTCCCcctaccccacccccacccttcCCCTACCCCATCCCCACCCTTCCCCTACCCCATCCCCACCCTTCCCCTACCCCACCCCCCACCCTTCCCCTACCCCATCCCCACCCTTCCCCTACCCCATCCCCACCCTTCCCCTACCCCACCCCCCACCCTTCCCcctaccccacccccacccctccccctaccccacccccacccttcCCCTACCCCATCCCCACCCTTCCCcctaccccacccccacccttcCCCTACCCCATCCCCACCCTTCCCCTACCCCATCCCCACCCTTCCCCTACCCCACCCCCCACCCTTCCCCTACCCCATCCCCACCCTTCCCCTACCCCATCCCCACCCTTCCCCTACCCCACCCCCCACCCTTCCCCCTACCCCACCCTTCCCcctaccccacccccacccttcCGGCTTCCCAACCTACCTGCAACCATCCTCCCGATCGGGCTAGCCAAGCTGATTTCCTGTAGGTTTTGCAACGTCTCTGTGTGGAATAATCTGATAATATCCAACGTCTGGAAGGAAACCCACACCCCCACGCCGGCCACCACCATACTCTGGACACTCTGGGTTGAGTCCTGATGGACCTCAAACTCCGTCTTAAGGAGGAAACAAGAATTTCACGTGTCAATCACTTTTAAAACTCTTTCCTTTTGCAGGCAGAAACCTGACCTGTGCCCATATTCATGCTTTagctgaaaacattgcttaagAATAGTCTGCTTACGCTGAAAAGtggaaatgagcaggataccagtcgcaatttgtacatgtgacaGGCTAGTTTTGCTGGTAtaattattctggtaagcataactttgttatgcttagctactgttTGTACTTAACAGTGcattacacacatcagtgtatgggtaaaacacaaatcCTAGATGCAAACTTATTGAGGGAGGGGGAGAGGGGAATGGGGAGGGGGTTCTCTCATACCTGTCTGAATTCACTCTCTGTGTCGACGACGTGTATCTGATTTCCACATCCACACCACATGTTCTGCTTGACTGGAAGGAGGGACGTGACTGGATTTGAACCCAACTCTGATATGCGCGGCTCTTTCACCTTCCACTCCCCCTCTGAATGAGAAAAGtttgacaaaaattgtttgaatcTTTACAGACAAAAAGATTTTCCTCAAATGATGTAAAGGTTTAATATATCCTAAAAGGGTGGCCGATTTCACAAGGCCACATTTGTATAACAAAAGGACAAAGATTTGGAATCACAGAATAAACAATAACCCCAGAAAAATGGAAATTACGAGCATGAGTTCCGGTAACTTCTGTCCCTCTTTGTAAGGGAGAAAGCGGAAGTGTAGCATGGTAGATGCATGCCTGTGCACACTACACAATGGAATGTCTGGGTGAATATACAAGTCGGCCATTTTGTAGTGTTTATAGTTCACAACGTATAAGAAAAACAGTCAAGGCATTTTTGTGCGGATCAGtatattcaacttttaaaacatctttctaaccatatgcattgcataacaaacggttaaaaacattttttctaAGACAAACTatcccaatccaaggcaacgtgtacctttaaaaggaaatgactatattattgttattaaaagaTCTTATTTTCAAATGAGAAAAACAGTCAAGGCATTTTTATAcggatcattatactctacttttaaaacatctttctaaccatatgcatttcataacaaatggttaaaaacattttttgtaagacaaactatcccaatccaaggcaacatgtacctttaaaaggaaatgactatattattgttattaaaagaAAGATCAAATTTTTAAATGAGAAGCTTCATATTCACCTTCTGTTCGGACATAGATGAGGACTGTGCCATCTTTCTGAGCCAGGAACATCCGATTGTTGAGATATTTCATGGAGGTGACGGCTTTGGGAACTTTGAAGCTGACGAGACACTGCGTTTTGTCCATCTGACTAGCTTCATAAATGCTGATCCTAAAAAGGAatacaaacagaaaaaaagagattgaagggttttgataccttttgtagatcaagtttatggccatgacatgaattccCACTCATTGCGATTGAAGTCGATGTATGAAATATAATTcacctgtagaagtttaagCTTCCGTTAGTCGTCAAGATTTTGAGAGAAAAAGTGAAAAAGCAAAGTGACAAGAccaagattcaaacccacactccactGATCTGAAAGATTAAGTCTGGtgctttacatgtacatctgttcAACAACCTCACCACTTGAATATAAAAGAACTCTAAGCAATGATATTGGGTCCAAGACAGACTCACCTCCCACTCTCTGTGCCGAGCCACACCGTtgtcttcaagaaaaaaaactcgCTCCGTCTGACGCTGTCCTTGAAACTCTTCCCCGAGGTTCCATTGACCCCGAGCGATCTCCTGATCCCTGGCACACACTCAGAGCACAGTATCCTCAACTCCCCGAGCTCGAATGTCTCCAGTATCTTTGGGGATGGAGGTTGGAAGCCCACAATGCTGACGTAAGATTTCTTGTTGTCGGAGCTGACGACCCACAGACAGTTTTTGGTCGCCTCGCTCTCAATCGTTCGTTTCCGCCTACTTCTGGAGAAGGAGGGCTCTAATGGGCAGAGTGTGGCACACTGCACCTGTCGGCGAGATCAACAAGAGATattgatagagggcgctgttacatGAAAATGGTCCCAGGCTTCCTTTCTGAAAatctaataacaataataatcgtTTTTATAATGCGCTTTTTACACCCGAAAGTTGTGTCTATTGTTTGGTTCCAGGAGGGGAGCCATAGTTATGGACTGGACAACAATGGACCAAAAGGGAACATCTTGAAGCTGGGCCAGTACACCCAGTTGCTCACCTGGTTTCAAGACGCCAGGTGAGATACCAGGAGGCTCTTTTTTACCATGGAAGAAAAGGTGTCACGCCTTACCTTTGCTGAATGCCTGGTAGTGAATACTGGTAGGGCTGTCATGAGAAGCGGCACGCCATAATTCATCTCAGAGTGAGCGCTATCACTCTCCTCCGGAGCGTACCAACCCGGGTTGTTGTGAGGttctgtaaacaaataaacaaacaaacatttgctACAAcattgcttaaaataatttttctctcctgagcaattattatttttgtgacattgttttactcatttctcaaagactcagcacctcagcaggtaatattttaagggcggaagctttctaccatcactatcttcaaaccttgtaagttcaatgcaaatctgtggacattgtgttttgtgttatacAAAATATACCAAAAATCCTTTAAAGAGTAATAAAGTTTAAATCGATGTGCACAAGCTGTTGACTTACTCAAGGCAAGTTTGGCTGTTTCCAATGCCGTTATCCAGTCCAGTTTAGTCTTAGAGCTGACAGCATCAAACACTAACGTTACACGCTTCTCCCTGTTCAGTTAGGATAAATTGATAACGATTTGGTTACTATCTGACCAAGAAACATCAATACACACAATGTGCGGCAAAAGTGAAATTTGCTAAAGATAACGTCGACCCCAACTCCAGGCATAGGCTTAGCAGCAGACCCAAACGCCAACTTAAAAGTGATGAAGTGATTGCTCAAGGGCAGAGTGTCATGACCAAGATTTGATCCCACACTCTACTGCTGACAACatcagagcttgggtccagtgaactagaccactcggAAAAGACAGGCCATTGAAAATTGAGTGCATCATAAATACTGAATTTGACTTAGAGCCccttctttaaaaacatttaaaggcagtggacactattggtaattagtcaaaataattggcataaaaccttacttggtgatgagtaatggagagaggttgatagaataaaacattgtgagaaacagttccctctgaagtgatgtagttttcgagaaagaagtaattttccacgaatttggtttcgagacctcagatttagaatttgagggcctcgaaatcaagcatctgaaagcacacaacttcgtgtgacaagggtttttttttttcatagtatCTCCCAACtcagacgaccaattgagttcaagatttcacaggtttgttattttattcatatgttgagatacaccaagtgagaagactggcctttgacaattaccaatagtgtccagtgtctttaaagcaaaaCATAAGACATACATTGCAACAGCTGGTAGTGAGAGCTGTATTTTACTGACATCAGCTTGTCTGATATCCTGACTCTTCTTATTTATAAGCTTCTGGATGATATCGGACCAGTCTTCAATGTCATTTTTAGTCAGCGTGTTGTATGGCCCCTGAACAAACAAGGATGACAAATAACATCAGAATATTAAATTAATGATAAGTTGATCAGCTTGCTTCACAATAGACcaatccactaagctccgccccaatgcgtattgaccaatcacaacctattgcacaaccaaaagtctgacactatAAAGTCCGATATGCTATGCGCACGCCGCAGAGTTTTGCAAAATGGCATTaaagaggctcacgtgttcttgctcacacgtgcgccgtgggcggagcctaatgtaTCGTTGTATTAACCCTTTGGTGCATGGATTCATTTttgaaaaagcaaaaaaaaaacatgttcaacCTCGGTTTTCTCGAAATTTTTAATACATGTAGCACCCACTAATGAACTCACACCAAAAGAAAGCTCAACACTCACTCTAAATAATCAAATGAGGGCGGTATATTTGGGGgttgtagtttttaagttatgactGCCTTGTGCCCCAAAAGGTTAAACATTCCTTTCCCGTCACTTGTGCAAGACTGTTTCAGTCAAAAAAGCAACTTGTAGCCGAGTGTGGTGGCAcaaaaccaaggatgcctcataagcgAACTtcatcactgtagctcgcaatcCTAAGGAAACCTGTATACAAAGGTGCTTGCTATCTGCTTGCCCAGCATTCtggtcaagaaaaaaaaacacgcaaggACTGGATGCGCCCAAGGGCTaatagactgtattgaatatgatgtcatcgttcaaatatctgacctacaacatggcgtctgtgtgCATGTGCGTGTGTGTacgcgtgcatgtgccgtagaaatcaaaccgggaacgctGCGTGCTTCTTTGATGTATGCATTTAGACACGCATacagtttgccctacaagatggcttACGCCTTTCAcagcaacaaaggggttattcaatacagtctataCAATTGTTTGTGTACCAACCTTAAGTGTTGTAAGCAGAGCACCAATCTGTTTGACCACTGCCATGTCGTGCATTAGGTCGTTGCGTTCCTGGTACATCTGGCGGGCTGATCCTGCATAGGTATAATctgaagggaaaaaaagaagaaggaaaaaaaaacttatattaattttgtttttttaccaatacaccggtgtgttagcactgcatactcagtactttccttcatactcagtactttccccgagtcctgtgaaaaaatatcacgaAGACTgtcaattttaataaaattcaAATTCCGATTCAGTATCGCTGGGTGTGGCCAGTACCAAATGAGATAATCcactgaaaaaaagaaagaaaaaaaaagacgttTAAGACAACACCACGACTGCTTTTCTCACCGTGTTCTTCGGCCTGCTGCGTTGTGATTGTCAGCTTCCCAGGTTCTTGGGAAACCTCTACTTCTGCCCCTGAATCCCCCGATGACTCAATAATCTCCACTTCACCGAGTGGTACGCTCCATCTGTGCTTACACCTCGGCATATCAGAACCAGGTGAGAGACCTGGGGAAGAGGTTCTGTAAGGGACAAACCATTTTAAAAAAGGGGGTGTTAATGAATTCTTAATCTTTCAACTTTTTTGGATTGCCTgttcattaataataaaaaatcatttGATCACTTGATCGCTCGGCAACGACAACAACACAGAATGGGTTTACTCACTTTGATAAAACAGTTGTACAAACAAGAAGGTCGTTCAGCATGAAGAGGCGCCTCTCTTTGCATTTTATCGACTCTCCTTGGCTGTCGTAGGTctagtcaaaacaaaacaaggagaACAAATTACTAGGTCTATTATTAAACCATTTATGATTCCACATCATGTGGAACTCTCTTCAGAAAGTCATTTGATTTTATAGACCGTTCCAAGCCAATGATTTTGCCATGCCCTCATGTACAAGACATTGCGCTGCCGCGACCAAGCAATGGCGACGCAGGCCACAGGCAGCATACAGCACTTGCGCGTGCGGGCTTAAATGGAATGGTCTATAGTATTTGGTATTGTAGGCCCAAAATACTAGCTTACTGTTAGGTCTTTCATATCAATCTGATCAAACTCACAGATGCTAAGAACATGCATGCAATGTACAAAAGCAACCTTTTCAGTTTTCAAAACAATGTTAAATAGTGTGATAGGGGCTTAATGGGAGTTAGGGGTAAGGGCAAAAGGGAGAGAGGGAGTGAGGGAGTTGGTTTCTAATCTCCAGTTATCAGGGCCATAATCTGTACACCATGCCAAACCACAATCACTCTCGTTCAAACCATGCTATACTAAGTGTTTACTCGTGCATAAATTATGCTAATGAATTAGGAAGAACaacaaatggaaaacaaaagacAATCTTAATGTGCAGATTACTCATTCATGTGTTTGAGAGACAGAGAAAAGGGGGGAGGTGAGGGAAACTAATTTTACCGAGAAAAACTTGTTGAAGtctatgat
The DNA window shown above is from Asterias amurensis chromosome 18, ASM3211899v1 and carries:
- the LOC139950376 gene encoding rho guanine nucleotide exchange factor 10-like isoform X1 produces the protein MDDMGDPVYDSVCDDRNSKISDPSGGQSLQNLDSTEVTNDQTESNIDENRLHGMSELLTITEEDIYDDVIPGNPLVESPQFNYSNNRSEVKEEDIYDDVIPANMACVGVLRPVSNDDEKLPDTNGHTKAKKNRPTNLDMPTQYVETKGTSVKVATIIEKLSNQPPGALLSFASDSKANRPSQTSLPTPRHDGSSSAEPTIYEVDAPHWRDKYHNQNGGEDLEEAGWHDNEIYQGYNMEGVGESPNHHVTHFDALECGGDDNGPYEDLHFDEGEQGFFIDDDLLYEDLLDCNEEDEELLMEDSDSSWGSDEWEGYSDESDCEMVHSFCIEPNSPLPKGPSNGDNRSSTRNRSLVTSYGMDRREEEKPQDSVPTNLEFPQTAKKVPKLKEYKGRSNLDKVRNFLFGRNAGPKEEEKEDMDEDKDDIHYIDVKLSQVKHPPPALPPQPKGLTTEEVVRRHVVQSIIDSERSYMLSLQRLIQAYEKPLLDSNPPLLEKEKVRMIFYRVRGIYQCHLMFQIALSSRVKNWDSSDQIGDVFVASFSKAMVLDVYSAYVNNFTNAMEVAKRAANQRPAFRNFIETRQVSSIDRLSLYALMLKPIQRFPQFICLLQDLLKRTPLGHADRMPLQLALTKLETLASVLNERKRQSEQRYAVKQLMKCLNVKFSSKFKHDRSRWLIRQDDMLQTTYDSQGESIKCKERRLFMLNDLLVCTTVLSKTSSPGLSPGSDMPRCKHRWSVPLGEVEIIESSGDSGAEVEVSQEPGKLTITTQQAEEHDYTYAGSARQMYQERNDLMHDMAVVKQIGALLTTLKGPYNTLTKNDIEDWSDIIQKLINKKSQDIRQADVSKIQLSLPAVAMEKRVTLVFDAVSSKTKLDWITALETAKLALKPHNNPGWYAPEESDSAHSEMNYGVPLLMTALPVFTTRHSAKVQCATLCPLEPSFSRSRRKRTIESEATKNCLWVVSSDNKKSYVSIVGFQPPSPKILETFELGELRILCSECVPGIRRSLGVNGTSGKSFKDSVRRSEFFFLKTTVWLGTESGRISIYEASQMDKTQCLVSFKVPKAVTSMKYLNNRMFLAQKDGTVLIYVRTEEGEWKVKEPRISELGSNPVTSLLPVKQNMWCGCGNQIHVVDTESEFRQTEFEVHQDSTQSVQSMVVAGVGVWVSFQTLDIIRLFHTETLQNLQEISLASPIGRMVAGLGVKSQAIFHNIHSVHVTNLLACYGSLWVGTNLGILVNFPLPRLEGVPLVNGPAMVAYHTHGGPVRFMLALEINRQSDRIHYSSKEDSNDASTPTPTPTPHSTPDDAPRTPPRTKASTHTANLVTSAMSPMTEYFSLAFDEAEDDKPSTADSGAGSSNLSEDSGRCDIVSKVKGHMDQVSASITSTTSLVLCGGEGHNYLMQEGSEGKGREAELLIWQVSM